A DNA window from Iodobacter ciconiae contains the following coding sequences:
- a CDS encoding alpha/beta hydrolase, producing MSTSRKAPSFELIEISGPVGSLECLRLSSALETTIGIVLVAHPNPTEGGTFSNKIVHTLAKTLSRLGYVAYCPNLRGVGNSAGTFENGVGEVDDMAAVLAFARNEHPMLSRLTLAGFSFGTFVQSQLCQRIGSDEVEGLILIGPAVSRHNFPTVPVGKTLLIHGEEDEVISLETVLNWARPQSLPVVIFPGVGHYFHGKLTQLSDWVNKEWQTR from the coding sequence ATGAGCACATCTCGCAAAGCCCCTTCTTTTGAACTTATTGAAATCAGCGGCCCGGTGGGCTCATTGGAATGCCTGAGGCTCTCTTCTGCTCTGGAAACAACAATTGGCATTGTGCTAGTTGCCCATCCCAATCCCACCGAAGGCGGCACATTCAGCAATAAAATTGTACACACCCTTGCCAAAACGCTTAGCCGCCTGGGCTATGTGGCCTATTGCCCCAATTTGCGTGGTGTAGGCAACTCTGCGGGCACTTTTGAAAATGGGGTCGGCGAAGTTGACGATATGGCAGCGGTGCTCGCCTTTGCCAGAAACGAGCACCCAATGCTTAGCCGGCTTACGCTGGCAGGTTTTTCCTTTGGCACTTTTGTGCAAAGCCAGCTTTGCCAGCGTATTGGCAGCGATGAGGTAGAAGGCCTGATTCTGATCGGCCCTGCGGTCAGCCGCCATAACTTCCCCACAGTGCCAGTCGGCAAAACTCTTTTAATTCACGGCGAAGAGGACGAAGTCATCAGCCTTGAAACCGTACTGAACTGGGCCAGACCGCAGTCGCTGCCCGTCGTGATCTTCCCCGGTGTCGGTCATTATTTTCACGGCAAACTCACCCAGCTGAGCGATTGGGTCAACAAAGAATGGCAAACCAGATGA
- a CDS encoding energy-coupling factor ABC transporter permease, which produces MNLVAAPFANWLLLSTTLLSSLLILHAAARIPWFSLSQERLTGWFGASVFVLGFWQMRASIQPGLSFHLLGASALTMIAGRDKALLGLTAVLAADTVYGHAQWHSFGLAWLIVAFIPVTLTQYLFTWAQRALPANYFIYIFVNCFAASTLTMWLVGILTCSLLAASGAYSLDFLVSEQLPYYFLMGWPEGFSSGIYMSLLVIWRPQWVSTFDDAFYLTRKN; this is translated from the coding sequence ATGAACCTTGTTGCCGCACCATTTGCAAACTGGCTGCTGCTGAGCACTACTTTACTCAGTAGCCTGCTGATATTGCATGCTGCCGCACGCATTCCTTGGTTTTCCCTCTCCCAGGAACGCCTCACCGGCTGGTTTGGTGCAAGTGTTTTTGTTCTGGGGTTCTGGCAAATGAGAGCCAGCATTCAACCCGGCTTGTCATTTCACCTGCTTGGCGCAAGCGCGCTCACCATGATTGCCGGGCGGGATAAGGCGCTGCTAGGCCTTACCGCCGTACTCGCTGCCGATACCGTCTACGGCCATGCCCAATGGCATAGCTTTGGCCTAGCATGGCTAATTGTGGCCTTTATACCCGTAACGCTCACCCAGTACTTATTCACCTGGGCACAGCGTGCTTTACCGGCAAATTACTTCATTTATATTTTTGTAAATTGCTTTGCCGCCAGCACACTCACGATGTGGTTGGTGGGAATACTGACCTGCAGCCTGCTGGCAGCAAGCGGTGCGTATTCGCTGGATTTTTTAGTCAGCGAGCAACTCCCCTACTACTTTCTCATGGGCTGGCCCGAAGGTTTTAGCAGCGGCATTTATATGTCTTTGCTGGTGATTTGGCGGCCACAATGGGTAAGTACTTTTGACGATGCGTTTTATCTTACGCGCAAAAATTAA